From a region of the Thiorhodovibrio winogradskyi genome:
- a CDS encoding PD-(D/E)XK nuclease family transposase yields MSRIEGKYFYGLSIRASTVSPCQAGRLYQIELQLLNLPELPARMLYGWADLYSAQLQDGEPYEHLRPTYAIWLLGQTLRSGLCEWFHRFRLRDDQGRELLDHGGLYLLELSKFAAETVVTELERWLKFFIEAPRLDESHLPEWMHTQEMHQAMSTLKAFSEKERAYHAYQARQNYLRQQISIQRHLDALQVEARQERAAKEQERAAKEQERAAKEQERAAKEQAQRFAEQERIAKESALAEIERLKAQLRDQAD; encoded by the coding sequence ATGTCCAGAATCGAGGGTAAATACTTCTACGGCTTGTCAATTAGGGCTAGCACGGTTTCGCCCTGCCAGGCCGGGCGGCTCTATCAGATCGAACTGCAACTGCTCAATCTCCCCGAACTGCCCGCGCGCATGCTCTATGGCTGGGCCGATCTCTACAGCGCCCAGTTACAGGACGGCGAACCCTATGAGCATCTCCGCCCGACTTACGCCATCTGGCTGCTGGGACAGACCCTGCGTTCCGGCCTGTGCGAATGGTTTCACCGCTTTCGGCTGCGCGATGACCAGGGCCGGGAACTGCTCGACCACGGCGGTCTCTACCTGTTGGAACTGAGCAAATTCGCCGCCGAGACCGTGGTCACCGAACTGGAGCGCTGGCTGAAGTTCTTCATCGAAGCGCCCCGCCTCGACGAATCGCATCTGCCCGAGTGGATGCATACCCAAGAGATGCACCAAGCCATGAGCACCCTAAAAGCCTTCTCCGAGAAAGAACGCGCCTACCACGCTTATCAGGCGCGGCAGAATTACCTGCGTCAGCAGATCAGTATCCAGCGCCATCTCGACGCCTTGCAGGTCGAGGCGCGGCAGGAGCGAGCGGCAAAAGAGCAGGAGCGAGCGGCAAAAGAGCAGGAGCGGGCGGCAAAAGAGCAGGAGCGGGCGGCCAAAGAGCAAGCGCAGCGGTTCGCCGAGCAGGAGCGGATCGCGAAAGAATCGGCCCTGGCCGAAATCGAGCGCCTCAAGGCACAACTGCGCGATCAGGCGGATTAG